The Streptomyces sp. NBC_01353 genome contains a region encoding:
- a CDS encoding PAC2 family protein, with the protein MIELEGVPELIDPVMVAAFEGWNDAGDAASTAVAHLDREWKGEVFAALDAEDYYDFQVNRPTVWLDGGVRKITWPTTRLSVVRVGGDKPRDLVLVRGIEPSMRWRSFCNEILGFAHELGVEMVVILGALLGDTPHTRPVPVSGVTSDPDLARTMDLEETRYEGPTGIVGILQEACTHAGVPAVSLWAAVPHYVSQPPNPKATLALLNRLEDLIGLRIPLGELAEDARAWQLGVDQLASEDSEVAEYVQTLEEARDTAELPEASGEAIAREFERYLRRRDGGPGPGPGLATDGGDTSYLRDPGSGRTRPPKPERPGPEAAPESAPESSEPETPSEGAEGSGDESSEGDAGE; encoded by the coding sequence GTGATCGAGCTCGAGGGGGTTCCCGAGCTGATCGACCCGGTCATGGTGGCCGCGTTCGAGGGCTGGAACGACGCCGGCGACGCCGCCTCCACCGCGGTCGCCCATCTGGACCGGGAATGGAAGGGCGAGGTGTTCGCGGCGCTCGACGCCGAGGACTACTACGACTTCCAGGTCAACCGGCCCACGGTGTGGCTGGACGGCGGCGTCCGGAAGATCACCTGGCCGACGACGCGGCTCTCCGTGGTCCGGGTCGGCGGCGACAAGCCGCGCGACCTGGTCCTGGTGCGCGGGATCGAGCCGTCGATGCGCTGGCGCTCGTTCTGCAACGAGATCCTGGGCTTCGCCCATGAGCTGGGCGTGGAGATGGTGGTGATCCTGGGCGCGCTGCTCGGCGACACCCCGCACACGCGGCCCGTGCCGGTCAGCGGGGTCACCTCCGACCCGGATCTGGCGCGCACGATGGATCTGGAGGAGACCCGCTACGAAGGCCCCACGGGCATCGTCGGCATCCTCCAGGAGGCGTGCACGCACGCGGGCGTGCCCGCGGTGAGCCTGTGGGCCGCGGTGCCGCACTATGTGTCGCAGCCGCCCAACCCGAAGGCGACGCTGGCGCTCCTGAACCGTCTCGAGGATCTGATCGGCCTGCGGATCCCGCTGGGCGAGCTGGCCGAGGACGCGCGGGCCTGGCAGTTGGGCGTGGACCAACTGGCCTCCGAGGACAGCGAAGTGGCGGAGTACGTCCAGACGCTGGAGGAGGCGCGGGACACCGCGGAGCTGCCGGAGGCGTCGGGCGAGGCGATCGCCCGGGAGTTCGAGCGGTATCTGCGACGGCGGGACGGCGGTCCCGGACCGGGCCCGGGACTCGCGACGGACGGCGGCGACACCTCGTATCTGAGGGACCCCGGCAGCGGCCGGACACGGCCACCGAAGCCGGAGCGTCCCGGTCCGGAAGCGGCGCCGGAATCGGCTCCGGAGAGCTCCGAGCCGGAGACGCCCTCCGAGGGCGCCGAAGGATCCGGGGACGAGAGCTCCGAGGGCGACGCCGGGGAGTGA
- a CDS encoding LLM class flavin-dependent oxidoreductase, with protein sequence MKFQVLSIIGHAPHPLTGELLSAADRLEEVLAVGEAAERLGFDAYALGERHAGAFLSSAPTVLLGALAARTSRIRLLTGVTVVAILDPVRVAEDYATLDQISRGRVELVIGKGAEAGHFDLFGLDEERQWDLQREKYELLRRLWSEEGVDWEGEFRSPLKGVTTVPRPYAGVPRVWHGSATSLNSPELAARHGDPLFTANAIQPREAYAKLIAHYREKFEEYGHDPAHARVAAGSGGLLIADTAEQAVSRYKELYEARVRQNFKPHLEGKAGYNTPFRTIEDAIADGPQLIGSPQQIIDKILGWHRVYGHDLQSVTVDGFGLSTPEQIETLRRFAEEIAPVVRREAPSTLWEA encoded by the coding sequence ATGAAGTTTCAGGTGCTCTCCATCATCGGCCACGCCCCGCACCCCCTCACCGGCGAACTCCTGTCCGCCGCCGACCGGCTGGAGGAGGTCCTCGCGGTCGGCGAGGCCGCCGAGCGGCTCGGCTTCGACGCCTACGCGCTGGGCGAACGGCACGCGGGGGCGTTCCTCTCCTCCGCCCCCACGGTGCTGCTCGGCGCGCTGGCCGCCCGTACCTCCCGTATCAGGCTGCTGACCGGCGTCACCGTCGTCGCGATCCTCGACCCGGTCAGGGTCGCCGAGGACTACGCCACGCTCGACCAGATCTCCCGGGGCCGGGTCGAGTTGGTCATCGGCAAGGGCGCGGAGGCCGGCCATTTCGACCTCTTCGGCCTGGACGAGGAGCGGCAATGGGATCTGCAGAGGGAGAAGTACGAGCTGCTGCGCCGGCTGTGGAGCGAGGAAGGCGTGGACTGGGAGGGCGAGTTCAGGTCTCCGCTGAAGGGCGTGACCACCGTCCCGCGGCCGTACGCCGGAGTCCCTCGCGTCTGGCACGGCTCGGCCACCAGTCTCAACTCCCCCGAACTCGCGGCCAGGCACGGCGATCCGCTGTTCACGGCCAACGCGATCCAGCCGCGTGAGGCGTACGCGAAGCTGATCGCCCACTACCGCGAGAAGTTCGAGGAGTACGGCCACGACCCGGCCCACGCGCGCGTGGCGGCGGGTTCGGGCGGCCTGCTGATCGCCGACACGGCAGAGCAGGCTGTTTCGCGGTACAAGGAGCTGTACGAGGCGCGGGTGCGGCAGAACTTCAAGCCACATCTCGAGGGGAAGGCCGGCTACAACACCCCGTTCCGGACGATCGAGGACGCGATCGCGGACGGCCCGCAGCTGATCGGATCGCCGCAGCAGATCATCGACAAGATCCTCGGCTGGCACCGGGTCTACGGCCACGACCTGCAGTCGGTCACGGTCGACGGCTTCGGCCTGTCGACCCCCGAGCAGATCGAGACGCTGCGTCGCTTCGCCGAGGAGATCGCGCCGGTCGTACGGCGGGAGGCGCCGAGCACCCTCTGGGAGGCCTGA
- a CDS encoding glycerol-3-phosphate dehydrogenase/oxidase has product MTTLQSVPALGTRPAAGSLPSRAETREQLSKATYDLLVIGGGILGISTAWHAAQSGLRVALVDAGDFAGATSSASSKLLHGGLRYLQTGAVKLVAENHFERRAVSRQVAPHLANPLTFYLPVYKGGPHGAAKLGAGVFAYSALSAFGDGVGHLLSPAKAAQDVPELRTDNLKAVAVYGDDQMNDARMALMTVRAAVDAGATVLNHAEVTGLRFTRGRVTGAELKDRTSGDEFGVSARLVLNATGPWVDHLRKMEDPNAAPSIRLSKGAHLVLKRTSPWKAALATPIDKYRITFALPWEDMLLLGTTDEEYEGDPGKVEVTEKDTAQILDEAAFSIRDQQLSRDLITYAFAGLRVLPGGPGNTSKAKRETVVTEGRGGMLSVAGGKWTTFRHIGRTVMKKLESLPGHPLGEDYESVSTLPKRLPLPGIANPNAVAHRLLVDGPAPGPRMAADTAKHLATHYGSLSFDIARMANENPELGERIHPDAPEIWAQVAYARDHEWAETADDVLRRRTTLTIRGLATDEIRGKVEDMLGK; this is encoded by the coding sequence ATGACCACCCTGCAGAGCGTCCCTGCCCTTGGGACGCGACCGGCTGCCGGTTCCCTGCCGAGCCGCGCCGAGACCCGGGAGCAGCTTTCCAAGGCGACGTACGACCTCCTGGTCATCGGCGGCGGCATCCTGGGCATCTCCACCGCCTGGCACGCCGCGCAGTCGGGCCTGCGGGTGGCCCTGGTGGACGCCGGCGACTTCGCCGGCGCCACCTCCTCCGCCTCCTCCAAGCTTCTCCACGGCGGTCTGCGCTACCTGCAGACCGGCGCGGTGAAGCTGGTGGCGGAGAACCACTTCGAGCGGCGTGCGGTCTCGCGTCAGGTGGCACCGCACCTCGCCAACCCCCTCACCTTCTACCTGCCCGTCTACAAGGGCGGCCCGCACGGCGCGGCCAAGCTCGGCGCCGGTGTCTTCGCGTACTCCGCCCTGTCGGCGTTCGGTGACGGTGTCGGGCACCTGCTCAGCCCGGCGAAGGCTGCGCAGGACGTGCCGGAGCTGCGCACGGACAACCTGAAGGCCGTGGCCGTGTACGGCGACGACCAGATGAACGACGCCCGCATGGCGCTGATGACGGTCCGCGCGGCCGTCGACGCCGGTGCCACGGTGCTCAACCACGCCGAGGTCACCGGGCTGCGCTTCACCCGCGGCCGGGTCACGGGCGCGGAGCTGAAGGACCGCACCAGCGGCGACGAGTTCGGTGTCTCGGCCCGCCTGGTGCTGAACGCGACCGGCCCCTGGGTCGACCACCTGCGCAAGATGGAGGACCCGAACGCGGCCCCCTCCATCCGTCTCTCCAAGGGCGCGCACCTGGTCCTGAAGCGGACCTCGCCGTGGAAGGCCGCGCTGGCGACCCCGATAGACAAGTACCGCATCACCTTCGCCCTCCCCTGGGAGGACATGCTGCTGCTCGGTACGACCGACGAGGAGTACGAGGGCGACCCCGGCAAGGTCGAGGTCACCGAGAAGGACACCGCCCAGATCCTGGACGAGGCCGCCTTCTCCATCCGCGACCAGCAGCTGTCGCGCGATCTGATCACCTACGCCTTCGCGGGTCTGCGGGTGCTCCCGGGCGGCCCCGGCAACACCTCCAAGGCCAAGCGCGAGACGGTCGTCACCGAGGGCCGTGGCGGGATGCTGTCGGTGGCCGGCGGCAAGTGGACGACCTTCCGGCACATCGGCCGTACGGTGATGAAGAAGCTGGAGTCCCTGCCGGGCCACCCCCTGGGCGAGGACTACGAGTCGGTGTCGACGCTGCCGAAGCGGCTCCCGCTGCCCGGTATCGCCAACCCGAACGCGGTCGCGCACCGGCTGCTCGTCGACGGTCCGGCCCCCGGCCCGCGGATGGCCGCCGACACCGCCAAGCACCTGGCGACGCACTACGGTTCGCTCTCCTTCGACATCGCCCGGATGGCGAACGAGAACCCCGAGCTCGGCGAGCGCATCCACCCGGACGCGCCGGAGATCTGGGCGCAGGTCGCCTACGCCCGTGACCACGAGTGGGCCGAGACGGCGGACGACGTGCTGCGCCGCCGTACGACGCTGACGATCCGCGGTCTGGCGACGGACGAGATCCGCGGCAAGGTCGAGGACATGCTCGGCAAGTAG
- the glpK gene encoding glycerol kinase GlpK — MTDAHTAGPFIAAIDQGTTSSRCIVFDKDGRIVSVDQKEHEQIFPKPGWVEHDAAEIWTNVQEVVAGAIAKAGITSADVKAIGITNQRETTLLWDKNTGEPVHNALVWQDTRTDALCKELGRNVGQDRFRRETGLPLASYFSGPKVRWLLDNVDGLRERAERGDILFGTMDSWVIWNLTGGVEGGHHVTDVTNASRTMLMNLHTMAWDDKILQSMEIPDAVLPEIRSSAEVYGTVKGGVLDGVPVASALGDQQAALFGQTCFAEGEAKSTYGTGTFMLMNTSDKIINSYSGLLTTVGYQIGDQKPVYALEGSIAVTGSLVQWMRDQMGLIKSAAEIETLASSVEDNGGAYFVPAFSGLFAPYWRSDARGVIAGLTRYVTKAHIARAVLEATAWQTREITDAMTKDSGVELTALKVDGGMTSNNLLMQTLSDFLDAPVVRPMVAETTCLGAAYAAGLAVGFWPDTDALRANWRRAAEWTPRMDADRRDSEYKSWLKAVERTMGWIEDEE; from the coding sequence GTGACCGACGCACACACCGCCGGCCCGTTCATCGCCGCCATCGACCAGGGCACCACCTCCTCCCGCTGCATCGTCTTCGACAAGGACGGCCGGATCGTCTCGGTCGACCAGAAGGAGCACGAGCAGATCTTCCCGAAGCCGGGCTGGGTCGAGCACGACGCCGCCGAGATCTGGACCAACGTCCAGGAGGTCGTGGCGGGCGCCATCGCCAAGGCCGGCATCACCTCCGCCGACGTCAAGGCCATCGGCATCACCAACCAGCGCGAGACCACGCTGCTCTGGGACAAGAACACCGGTGAGCCCGTCCACAACGCCCTCGTCTGGCAGGACACCCGCACCGACGCCCTCTGCAAGGAGCTCGGCCGCAACGTCGGTCAGGACCGCTTCCGCCGCGAGACCGGTCTGCCCCTGGCCTCGTACTTCTCCGGCCCGAAGGTCCGCTGGCTGCTCGACAACGTCGATGGCCTGCGTGAGCGCGCCGAGCGCGGCGACATCCTCTTCGGCACGATGGACTCCTGGGTCATCTGGAACCTCACCGGCGGTGTCGAGGGCGGTCACCACGTCACCGACGTCACCAACGCGTCGCGCACCATGCTGATGAACCTGCACACCATGGCCTGGGACGACAAGATCCTGCAGTCCATGGAGATCCCGGACGCCGTGCTTCCGGAGATCCGCTCCTCCGCCGAGGTGTACGGCACCGTCAAGGGCGGCGTCCTGGACGGCGTCCCTGTCGCCTCCGCGCTCGGCGACCAGCAGGCCGCCCTGTTCGGCCAGACGTGTTTCGCCGAGGGCGAGGCCAAGTCCACGTACGGCACCGGCACCTTCATGCTGATGAACACCAGCGACAAGATCATCAACTCCTACAGCGGCCTGCTGACCACCGTCGGCTACCAGATCGGCGACCAGAAGCCGGTCTACGCCCTGGAGGGCTCGATCGCCGTCACCGGTTCGCTGGTGCAGTGGATGCGCGACCAGATGGGTCTGATCAAGTCCGCCGCCGAGATCGAGACCCTCGCGTCCTCGGTCGAGGACAACGGCGGCGCCTACTTCGTGCCGGCCTTCTCCGGCCTGTTCGCCCCGTACTGGCGCTCCGACGCCCGCGGTGTGATCGCCGGCCTCACCCGGTACGTCACCAAGGCGCACATCGCCCGCGCCGTCCTGGAGGCCACCGCCTGGCAGACCCGCGAGATCACCGACGCCATGACGAAGGACTCCGGCGTCGAGCTGACCGCGCTCAAGGTCGACGGCGGCATGACCTCCAACAACCTGCTGATGCAGACCCTCTCGGACTTCCTCGACGCGCCGGTCGTGCGCCCGATGGTCGCCGAGACCACCTGCCTCGGTGCCGCCTACGCCGCCGGCCTGGCCGTCGGCTTCTGGCCGGACACCGACGCCCTGCGCGCCAACTGGCGCCGCGCGGCGGAATGGACCCCTCGCATGGACGCCGACAGGCGTGACAGCGAGTACAAGAGCTGGCTCAAGGCCGTCGAGCGGACCATGGGCTGGATCGAGGACGAGGAGTAG